One window of the Microtus ochrogaster isolate Prairie Vole_2 chromosome 10, MicOch1.0, whole genome shotgun sequence genome contains the following:
- the Runx3 gene encoding runt-related transcription factor 3, with protein sequence MASNSIFDSFPNYTPTFIRDPSTSRRFTPPSTAFPCGGGKMGENSGALSAQAAAGPGGRTRPEVRSMVDVLADHAGELVRTDSPNFLCSVLPSHWRCNKTLPVAFKVVALGDVPDGTVVTVMAGNDENYSAELRNASAVMKNQVARFNDLRFVGRSGRGKSFTLTITVFTNPTQVATYHRAIKVTVDGPREPRRHRQKIEDQTKAFPDRFGDLRMRVTPSTPSPRSSLSTTSHFSSQAQTPIQGSSDLNPFSDPRQFDRSFSTLQSLTESRFPDPRMHYPGAMSAAFPYSATPSGTSLGSLSVAGMPASSRFHHTYLPPPYPGAPQSQSGPFQANPAPYHLFYGASSGSYQFSMAAAGGGERSPTRMLTSCPSGASVSAGNLMNPSLGQADGVEADGSHSNSPTALTTPGRMDEAVWRPY encoded by the exons ACCCGAGCACCAGCCGCCGCTTCACTCCCCCCTCCACGGCCTTCCCCTGCGGCGGCGGTAAGATGGGCGAGAACAGCGGCGCGCTGAGCGCGCAGGCTGCCGCGGGCCCCGGCGGCCGCACCCGGCCCGAGGTGCGCTCGATGGTGGACGTGCTGGCCGACCACGCGGGAGAGCTTGTGCGCACCGACAGCCCCAACTTCCTCTGCTCTGTTCTGCCTTCGCATTGGCGCTGCAACAAGACTCTGCCAGTCGCCTTCAAG GTGGTGGCACTGGGGGACGTGCCTGATGGGACGGTGGTGACAGTGATGGCGGGCAATGATGAGAATTACTCCGCTGAGCTACGCAATGCTTCCGCTGTCATGAAGAACCAAGTGGCCAGGTTCAACGACCTTCGCTTCGTGGGCCGGAGCGGGCGAG GGAAAAGTTTCACGCTCACAATCACCGTGTTCACCAACCCTACCCAAGTGGCCACCTACCACCGAGCCATCAAGGTCACCGTGGATGGACCCCGGGAGCCCCGAC GGCACCGGCAGAAGATAGAAGATCAGACCAAGGCCTTCCCCGACCGCTTCGGAGACCTGCGCATGCGTGTAACGCCCAGCACCCCCAGCCCCCGGAGCTCGCTCAGCACCACGAGCCATTTCAGCAGTCAAGCCCAGACCCCAATCCAAG GCTCCTCAGACCTGAACCCCTTCTCGGACCCACGCCAATTTGACCGCTCATTCTCTACGCTGCAAAGCCTCACGGAGAGCCGCTTCCCGGACCCCAGGATGCACTACCCGGGCGCCATGTCTGCCGCCTTTCCCTACAGCGCCACGCCGTCGGGCACTAGCCTGGGCAGCCTGAGCGTGGCGGGCATGCCAGCCAGCAGCCGCTTCCATCACACCTACCTCCCGCCGCCCTACCCCGGGGCCCCGCAGAGCCAGAGCGGGCCCTTTCAGGCCAACCCCGCGCCCTACCACCTCTTCTACGGCGCCTCCTCCGGCTCCTACCAGTTCTCCATGGCGGCTGCGGGCGGTGGCGAGCGCTCGCCCACCCGCATGCTGACCTCCTGCCCCAGCGGCGCCTCGGTGTCCGCGGGCAACCTCATGAACCCCAGCCTGGGTCAGGCTGATGGCGTGGAGGCCGATGGCAGCCACAGCAACTCGCCCACGGCCCTGACCACGCCGGGCCGTATGGACGAGGCCGTGTGGCGGCCCTACTGA